The following proteins are co-located in the Pseudomonas sp. DY-1 genome:
- a CDS encoding arylamine N-acetyltransferase gives MYALNPQQTESYLRHLDIPAAKQPDLASLDRLIAAHQRRVAFENVDVLLDRPIRIDADAVFAKVVERQRGGYCYELNNLFARLLLALGYQIELLGGRVRWGLPLDAPQTMLSHLMLRVLLPEGPYLADVGFGSATPWRAVPLAGEMPGNLPYRLRPQNDGTGEVQLENFRAETGWAACYRFGAEVNAWVDCIPRNWYTSTHPNSVFRQMLMTARSEGEWRLTLANGTFNKRHRDGRVESRKIEDAAELVEVLRNDFLLSLTEDEIEPLHQRLAGLLKG, from the coding sequence ATGTACGCGCTGAACCCGCAACAGACCGAGTCTTACCTGCGCCATCTGGACATCCCCGCTGCGAAGCAGCCCGACCTTGCCAGCCTCGACCGGCTCATCGCTGCTCATCAGCGCCGGGTGGCCTTCGAGAACGTCGACGTACTGCTCGACCGCCCCATCCGTATCGACGCCGACGCGGTGTTCGCCAAGGTGGTGGAGCGCCAACGCGGTGGCTACTGCTACGAGCTGAACAATCTCTTCGCGCGCCTGCTGCTCGCCCTTGGCTACCAGATCGAACTGCTGGGCGGCCGGGTGCGCTGGGGCCTGCCGCTGGACGCACCGCAGACCATGCTTTCCCACCTGATGCTGCGCGTCCTGCTTCCGGAAGGCCCCTACCTGGCGGATGTCGGCTTCGGCTCCGCCACCCCCTGGCGCGCCGTGCCCCTGGCAGGTGAAATGCCTGGCAACCTCCCCTATCGCCTGCGCCCCCAGAACGACGGAACCGGCGAAGTGCAGCTGGAAAACTTCCGCGCGGAAACCGGCTGGGCGGCCTGCTATCGCTTCGGCGCGGAGGTAAACGCCTGGGTCGATTGCATCCCGCGCAACTGGTACACCTCCACCCACCCCAATAGCGTGTTCCGGCAGATGCTGATGACCGCCCGCAGCGAAGGCGAGTGGCGCCTGACCCTGGCCAACGGCACCTTCAACAAGCGCCATCGCGATGGCCGGGTGGAAAGCCGTAAGATCGAAGACGCAGCGGAACTGGTTGAAGTGCTGAGAAACGACTTTCTGCTGAGCCTGACGGAAGACGAGATCGAGCCGTTACACCAGCGCCTTGCCGGCCTGCTCAAGGGCTGA